From one Rosa rugosa chromosome 4, drRosRugo1.1, whole genome shotgun sequence genomic stretch:
- the LOC133743206 gene encoding TMV resistance protein N-like produces MALQLWETLKEAIVAYTGLSPATFFTFLALLVTAYHVLSGLFGPSHTHQQPRSLEEMQPLPPQVQLGEITEEELKQYDGSVPKKPLLTDSITPSSSPLTRSCPYDVFLSFRGVDTRNNFTGHLHTYLVQKGINTFIDDDELRKGEEISSALLKAIEGSKISIVIFSENYASSGWCLDELVKILQCMELKQQLVWPVFYKVDPSDVRYQKGKFGQALAKHECRFKDNMDKVQRWRLALRDAANLSGWTFLDGHHEAKFISKIAEDISAQVSKRSYLNVAKYPVGIESRVQDMLKLVDVGGSEVRMVGIWGIGGLGKTTIAKAVYNSIAHKFEGCCFLRNVRADSVPHPGLVRLQNNLLYEILGGQEMKMTDVDRGIQVIKDRLGSKRVLLVLDDVNELNQLDKLAGGLDWFGCGSRIIITTRDKHLLIAHQVYPIYTAKALDNDEARNLLTLNAFKENRNPDECVKFPIDTALLYAHGLPLAINILGSLLCGKGINQWHAALDGYRRFPNSDIQKVLQTSYNALEDPLKEAFLDIACFLKGEDKGYVMHALEGSYLNPLHAIEVLEEKALVNTSEFGKIWMHDLLEEMGKEIVRKESPADAGRRSRLWFHEDVYRVLTENTGSKKVKGIRVELPREDEICLSAKCFKKMKNLQLFININARFSGEVNYLPNQLRFFDWPGFPAQYLPSDFNPQKLVKLNMPNSRISRLGQGLKNLQNLKSLSFRSCKFLREFPDLSGMFPNLERLDLNSCTSLAELHPSVGFLDKLVDFILKDCSNLKMFPKIVNMKSLQNIDLRGCKRLKNFPEIEGRMESLTHMNVSETAIKEVPSSIGHDLFNLQFFILQKCENRSNLPLSIYELQKLVYFELTGCPKLVLPFPNKVKYCEVPTPTSNSKISRYSKATSSERESHSDSDGADDDQGNLAFPSLEYFDAGGCNISNCDFLVTLGCASTLDTLNFSESNFVNLPACLATKFINLKKLNLNGCKRLQEVPGLPPNLVVLDVRDCVSLERISKLSNILKHQESQMFEWLDLTNCWRLRDNLVQEVEKKFDHHVEADLFSLFLSSQKSAFGVVCPASHEIPKWFSCQMDFIGNGLFEFYIQVLPNFKWHNTGLALCVAGEKVLDWQFEIRINEARVTDRCFNEGDSALLGMQYIPFDTIPFDSLPPFICRVSIQQNLRSNKVPLKRCGVHLVMPPNEVCMKLSQALNFRNRLKAVDDFYEPKSNDSHSSREEGPSGLKSRIDF; encoded by the exons atggCTCTGCAACTCTGGGAAACACTGAAGGAGGCGATCGTGGCCTACACAGGCCTATCTCCGGCCACCTTCTTCACATTCTTGGCTCTGCTCGTGACCGCTTACCATGTGCTTTCTGGGCTTTTTGGGCCGTCCCATACCCACCAGCAGCCCAGGAGCTTGGAGGAGATGCAGCCTCTGCCGCCGCAGGTCCAGCTCGGCGAGATCACCGAGGAGGAGCTGAAGCAGTACGATGGCTCCGTTCCCAAGAAGCCTCTGCTTACGGATTCAATTACTCCTTCCTCTTCTCCTCTCACCCGTTCATGTCCATACGAtgtgtttttgagttttagAGGTGTGGATACACGAAACAACTTCACAGGCCATTTGCACACTTATTTGGTTCAGAAGGGAATTAATACCTTCATAGATGACGATGAGCTTagaaaaggagaagaaatatCATCTGCACTTCTCAAAGCAATTGAAGGGTCAAAGATTTCTATAGTCATATTCTCTGAAAACTACGCATCCTCAGGGTGGTGTTTGGATGAACTAGTTAAAATACTTCAATGTATGGAGTTGAAGCAACAATTGGTTTGGCCGGTGTTTTACAAGGTGGATCCTTCCGACGTACGGTACCAGAAGGGTAAATTTGGTCAGGCACTTGCTAAACATGAGTGCAGATTCAAGGACAACATGGACAAGGTACAAAGATGGAGGTTGGCTCTTAGGGATGCAGCAAATTTATCAGGATGGACTTTCTTGGACGG GCATCATGAAGCTAAGTTTATTAGTAAGATTGCTGAAGATATTTCAGCACAAGTATCAAAACGTAGCTATTTAAATGTGGCAAAGTATCCTGTTGGAATAGAGTCTCGTGTACAAGATATGCTTAAGCTTGTAGATGTTGGAGGAAGTGAGGTTCGCATGGTTGGTATATGGGGTATTGGCGGGTTAGGCAAAACAACAATTGCTAAAGCTGTTTACAACTCAATTGCCCATAAGTTTGAAGGTTGCTGTTTCTTGAGAAATGTTAGAGCAGATTCAGTACCCCATCCAGGCCTAGTTCGACTACAAAATAATCTTCTTTATGAGATTTTAGGGGGCCAGGAAATGAAGATGACCGATGTTGATAGAGGAATTCAGGTGATAAAGGACAGGTTGGGTAGCAAAAGGGTTCTCTtagttcttgatgatgtgaatgAATTGAACCAGTTGGACAAATTAGCTGGAGGATTGGATTGGTTTGGTTGTGGAAGCAGAATTATCATAACAACAAGAGATAAACATTTGCTAATTGCACATCAAGTCTATCCTATATATACTGCCAAGGCATTAGATAATGATGAAGCTCGTAACCTCTTGACTTTGAATGCCTTCAAGGAAAACAGAAATCCAGATGAGTGTGTGAAATTCCCAATTGATACTGCTCTACTGTATGCTCACGGCCTTCCATTAGCTATAAACATTTTAGGTTCACTTCTCTGTGGTAAGGGTATAAATCAATGGCATGCTGCATTAGATGGTTACAGAAGATTTCCTAACAGCGATATCCAAAAAGTCCTTCAAACAAGTTACAATGCATTGGAAGATCCGTTGAAAGAAGCATTTCTCGACATTGCATGTTTCTTAAAAGGTGAAGATAAGGGGTATGTGATGCACGCACTAGAGGGTTCTTACCTCAACCCTTTACATGCtattgaagtacttgaagaaaAGGCCCTCGTAAATACTAGTGAATTTGGTAAGATTTGGATGCATGACTTGCTGGAGGAAATGGGAAAAGAAATTGTTCGTAAAGAGTCACCCGCAGATGCTGGCAGACGTAGCAGACTATGGTTTCATGAGGATGTTTATCGTGTTTTAACGGAAAATACA GGCTCAAAAAAAGTTAAAGGCATCAGAGTAGAGCTACCAAGAGAAGATGAGATATGCTTGAGTGCTAAATGCtttaaaaagatgaaaaatcttCAACTTTTTATAAACATTAATGCACGCTTCTCTGGAGAGGTTAATTATCTCCCAAATCAGTTGAGGTTCTTTGATTGGCCTGGATTCCCAGCACAATATTTGCCATCCGACTTCAATCCACAAAAACTAGTCAAGCTCAATATGCCAAACAGTCGCATCTCACGACTTGGGCAAGGACTCAAG AATTTGCAAAATTTGAAATCTCTAAGCTTCAGAAGTTGCAAATTCCTAAGAGAATTCCCCGACTTGTCTGGAATGTTCCCAAATTTGGAGAGGTTGGATTTAAATTCCTGTACAAGTTTAGCTGAGTTGCATCCTTCTGTTGGATTCCTTGATAAGCTTGTTGACTTCATTCTTAAAGATTGCTCTAACCTTAAGATGTTTCCAAAAATAGTAAACATGAAATCTCTGCAAAATATTGATTTGAGAGGCTGCAAGAGGCTCAAGAACTTCCCAGAAATTGAGGGAAGGATGGAATCCTTAACACACATGAATGTATCTGAAACTGCCATCAAAGAAGTGCCATCATCAATTGGACATGATCTATTTaatcttcaattttttattttacaaaaaTGTGAAAACCGTTCGAATCTGCCACTCAGCATTTATGAGTTACAAAAGCTAGTTTATTTTGAACTCACTGGTTGCCCAAAACTGGTGCTTCCATTTCCGAATAAGGTGAAATACTGTGAAGTGCCAACTCCAACGTCTAACTCAAAGATTTCACGTTACAGCAAGGCAACTTCATCAGAAAGAGAAAGTCATAGTGACAGTGACGGTGCTGATGATGATCAAGGCAATTTAGCGTTTCCTTCACTAGAGTACTTTGATGCGGGAGGATGCAATATTTCAAACTGTGATTTCCTCGTGACGCTTGGTTGTGCCTCCACCTTAGACACGCTTAATTTTTCAGAAAGCAATTTTGTTAATCTTCCCGCTTGCCTTGCTACCAAATTTATCAACTTGAAGAAGCTTAACTTGAATGGGTGCAAAAGGCTTCAAGAGGTTCCGGGGCTTCCACCAAATTTGGTAGTGTTAGATGTGAGAGATTGCGTATCATTGGAAAGAATTTCAAAGTTATCAAACATTTTGAAACATCAAGAATCGCAAATGTTTGAGTGGTTGGACTTGACCAATTGTTGGAGACTGCGTGACAATCTGGTTCAGGAGGTAGAGAAGAAGTTTGATCATCATGTGGAGGCTgatctcttctctctttttctctcttctcagaAGTCTGCATTCGGGGTTGTATGTCCAGCAAGTCATGAAATTCCAAAGTGGTTCAGTTGTCAAATGGATTTCATAGGGAATGGACTGTTTGAATTTTATATTCAAGTCCTCCCTAATTTCAAATGGCACAACACAGGATTGGCTCTATGTGTTGCTGGCGAAAAGGTGCTAGATTGGCAATTCGAAATTCGTATCAATGAAGCAAGAGTGACAGATCGTTGTTTCAATGAAGGTGATTCGGCTCTTCTGGGGATGCAGTATATTCCGTTCGATACAATTCCATTTGATTCGCTGCCACCGTTTATCTGTCGAGTTAGTATTCAACAAAATCTCCGTTCTAACAAGGTTCCCTTGAAACGCTGCGGAGTTCACCTGGTAATGCCACCAAATGAAGTGTGTATGAAACTATCCCAGGCACTGAACTTCAGGAATAGACTCAAAGCag TGGACGATTTTTATGAACCCAAATCAAATGACTCTCACAGCTCAAGAGAAGAAGGGCCGTCAGGACTCAAGAGCCGAATTGATTTTTAA
- the LOC133706915 gene encoding galactan beta-1,4-galactosyltransferase GALS1: protein MRKEGPPPSSSTSVAGGPPPLAKLVSSCFEKKPLFLTLLALTFVMLVWNLPPYYQSLLSSSSCSAAIAAASAASNITSLPLTASPLPLKQQKLSSSGGSPKPDPNKRVFQSYGNAAALFVQMGAYRGGPNTFAVVGLASKPIHVYGRPWFKCEWISTNGSSIRALAYKMLPDWGYGRVYTVVVVNCTFPVNPNQDNSGGKLAVNAYYGNSPRKFEKFTALEEAPGSYNESKFHPPYEYEYLYCGSSLYGNLSASRIKEWMAYHAWFFGPKSHFVFHDAGGVSPEARAVLEPWVKAGRATIQDIKDQAEFDGYYYNQFLVVNDCLHKYRYAANWTFYFDVDEYIYLPDGNTLESVLNEFSDYTQFTIEQNPMSSALCLNDSTQNYSRQWGFEKLLFRDSRTGLRRDRKYAIQAKQAYATGVHMSENVAGKTLHKTEDKIRYYHYHNSITVPGEVCRELVPMSAKNNVTMYNNLPYVVDDNMKKLASTVKEFERKTIGDVQMPRPAHINIPRHT from the exons ATGAGGAAAGAAGGCCCACCAccctcctcctccacctccgTCGCCGGCGGACCACCTCCACTCGCAAAGCTCGTCAGCAGCTGCTTCGAGAAGAAGCCACTCTTCCTCACATTGCTCGCCCTCACATTCGTCATGCTCGTCTGGAACCTCCCTCCTTACTACCAGAgcctcctctcctcctcctcctgctccGCCGCCATCGCTGCCGCCTCCGCCGCATCCAACATTACCAGCCTCCCCCTCACCGCATCCCCATTGCCGCTTAAGCAGCAGAAGCTCTCCTCCAGCGGTGGCTCCCCTAAGCCCGACCCCAACAAGCGGGTCTTCCAGTCTTATGGTAACGCCGCCGCGCTCTTCGTCCAAATGGGTGCCTACCGCGGCGGCCCAAACACGTTCGCCGTCGTGGGCCTCGCCTCCAAGCCCATTCACGTCTACGGCCGCCCCTGGTTCAAATGCGAATGGATCTCCACCAACGGCTCTTCCATCCGAGCCTTGGCTTACAAAATGCTTCCCGATTGGGGCTACGGCCGCGTCTACACCGTCGTCGTCGTCAACTGCACATTCCCTGTTAACCCCAACCAAGACAACTCCGGTGGGAAGCTCGCCGTGAACGCATACTACGGCAACAGCCCAAGGAAGTTCGAGAAGTTCACCGCCTTGGAAGAAGCACCCGGCTCTTACAACGAGTCGAAATTCCACCCTCCCTATGAGTACGAGTACTTGTACTGCGGCTCTAGCCTTTACGGAAACCTCAGTgcatctaggatcaaggaatgGATGGCCTACCACGCATGGTTCTTCGGACCCAAGTCACATTTTGTGTTCCACGACGCGGGCGGGGTGTCGCCGGAGGCCAGGGCGGTACTGGAGCCGTGGGTGAAAGCCGGGAGGGCGACGATTCAGGACATTAAAGACCAGGCGGAGTTTGATGGGTACTACTATAACCAGTTCTTGGTGGTGAATGATTGTTTGCATAAGTATAGATACGCTGCCAACTGGACATTTTACTTCGACGTGGATGAGTATATCTACTTGCCAGACGGGAATACTTTGGAATCGGTTCTGAATGAGTTTTCGGATTATACCCAGTTCACTATTGAGCAGAATCCAATGTCCAGTGCGCTCTGTCTCAACGATTCCACTCAGAACTATTCCAG GCAATGGGGGTTTGAGAAGCTGTTGTTCAGGGACTCGAGAACAGGACTCCGTCGGGATAGGAAGTATGCAATTCAGGCAAAGCAGGCGTACGCAACCGGGGTGCACATGTCCGAAAATGTGGCTGGGAAGACGTTGCACAAGACGGAGGACAAGATTCGTTATTATCACTACCACAATTCCATAACAGTACCGGGAGAGGTCTGCAGGGAGTTGGTGCCAATGTCGGCCAAGAACAACGTCACAATGTACAACAACCTCCCTTATGTTGTGGACGACAACATGAAGAAGCTGGCCAGCACTGTCAAAGAATTCGAGCGCAAAACCATTGGCGATGTACAGATGCCTCGGCCTGCCCACATCAACATTCCAAGGCACACATAA